From the genome of Xyrauchen texanus isolate HMW12.3.18 chromosome 7, RBS_HiC_50CHRs, whole genome shotgun sequence:
TACAATTTTGATACCCTGTTGGATCACCACATAAACTCTGGAGAAGAACCAGATGAGAACCACTATTCTATTACTTGGGTAGGTTGAAGTATACATCATAATGTAATCTAGAGCATTGATAGATCTGGAAGAATCTTTATTGAATATATAACAGTTGGTTTTAAAGTATTTGTCCATTCTCATAGCAACGACAAACACAAATTCACtttttttacatatacattaCAGCTTGTCCATTGACATGCCTTACAAAGGCAACTAGAAACTTCAACAAGAACATTGAGACGATGGTTGAAATTATTCCACAGAAATTCATACGgtaacaaaaaaatattgaacAAATGAATCTACTATTATAGAATAGATCCTGTGGTTTCCACTATAATGGGTGCTGGGTATTAATTCTCTGTTATGTGTTATTTATATCACAGTTGTTGAAGACTCATTGGGTGAGCTGGACACAATACAAAACCACAACAATCTGATGCATTCCAAAATCAATACATCAGCTTGCATTGGTAATCAAGTTAAGGATAATAGGCCCTGCAAACAATGTGAGGTGATTCATAAGGAGTTTACTGGTAAGTGCTGGTATAATCTGGTGCAACTGAAGATGGGGTATCTGCTTGCTGAATTGACCAATGGTGTTTGTTCACAGGTCTGGCTAGTCCATATTGTCCAGCGATCATCTGAAGAAGCATTAGGGTGCTATGTGGTGATAGCCTCCATAATCTCATGGCACAGACATTGGCAGAAGccataaaatacacaaagaacAAGGGTGGAGGGCACCAGGCTGACAAGGATCACTCCCATCGTGAGCTGTTGGATCATCAGCAAGTAGATCCCAAGTGGCAACGAGCTGAAGTAGACCAAGCAGAGGACACCCATCAGAAAACGAGGAACTGAGCGGGACGTCCATGCCCGGCACTTCTGCACAGGCAGGTGGCAAGGCAATGAGTCCAGGCTGGCTGGCCGATACAAGCGCACCATGTTCAGCATGCTCATTGAATCTGAGGATTGAGACTCTCCGGGGACTTCCATGATGGTGATGACGAGGCAATCAGAGGAGCTATGGGCCTGCTCCCCTCTACTGCCTCCACTTAGGCTGTTGGGTGTCAAAAGGACCTCGCCACTGGGCGTGGTCCCACCTTTACGTGCCCGGTCCTGGTAAGTGAGAATGGCCAAGATGTTGCTGTCATCCTGAAGCAGCCAGATCTCCTCATCTGGGACGTGCGTCTCATGGCGACAAAAGGGGCAGCTGATGATGCTGGGAGAAGAGTCTAAATCGACCATCTTCTTCAGACAGTTGGCACAGACACGGTGCATGCAGCTCAGGATCTTGGGTTTGCGGGTGCGTGTGTCATAGCGGTTGTAGCAGATCTTGCATTCCAGTTCCTCAACTGTGTAAATCACCGGTGCCTGGGAGCCCTCCGTTTCCAAATCGGACTTCTGGCTCATCCTGAGAGATTGGAGGGCGCTGAGagtaatgagggaatggaagagCCTGGGAGCAGGTGCAAATGTTCAGGCAAATTTTAGTAAGCTATAGAAGCTGCACCTGTGCAACGTCCTTGGTGGACCTCGTTTTTTTGCTTTTTCACCGAAAATAATTGCTTAAATTCATTATTCAAAAAGCTTGCATCAGACTAAACAGGCCTATCTTTACACAAACATAGCATGAATGAAACTTATGGATGCACTTGGGTCTCTCTCGGTTTATTTAGAGAGAGACACATTTGAAGAGACTAAACAGAAATAAAGGCAGTTGACACCAGAGAGGTCCAAAATATTCCATAGTAGAGCCGTCAAGCCGCGCCAATCCTTTTGAAATCAGAGTCTGGACAAAGGGCTTGTTTTTGCGCAGTTATCCATAGTTGATTCTGGAAGGAATTGGAAAGATGGCACATTCCAAGAAAGTCTGGAGAATCATCCTTAATGCGGTGAGATATCTTCTAGGAGGGGTGGCAACAATCGATTATGATCTTCAACAATCAATGCATGAATTGTCCTTGGAGTTCTTAAAAGTGATTTCACTCCATCctgaaaacagaacagaaaagaatCTGTTTGTTACAATACAATCTTAATGTTAACACTTTTCTGTAGATCCACAGAATAAGCCAGCTGAGGTCAATCATATCTAGACATCAACTTACCTTTTAAGAGTACAAACCTTCTAATGTCATTGAGCCAGTCCCGCTCTGCCCTAAAAACCCTTTGCATTCATCAGGCCCTTCCTATAAGGTGCATAAAAGTGTCAACATAGGGGTGGGTGTGCATGATAGAAACCATGGACACTGCCGTCCAACAAAACAGTAAATGAGGAGTACAATTTATAGTGGTCCTTACAAATGGCCTTGGTCGTAAACAACCGACACATCCCCCAATATTCAAATTAGTGTTTGATTAATATGGGCTTTTCAATGACAGACtctaaaaggtatagttcacccaaaaatgaaaatgatgcattatttactcaccctatgtTGCTCCTAACCCATATTACTTCACACTAATGTTAAGAAGTAGTTAACAGAAAGTAGTGACGCTACTAACTAAACTACATTTTTCCAGTAACAATCTACTTTTTCCGAAGAGTAGCACAGTAGCGTCACAAAACACTACATTTATCACATAAAATATGCTCACCAAAcccgtgctctctctctctgtagcgcTGGAAAAACCAAatcatgtaaatgaaccagttAAAATGAACAATTCCCTTATATTTAGCATTGCGAACTCATTCTCATATAATAATTTTAGGGAGTCGATTTTGAGTATatctagttcacataaatgattcagtCATGTAGCCTGAGCCCCACACAGGGAGGGAGACTTCGCCTTCTTTTAAAgctaaatattttggctattgCTGCTGTTTATGACTGTTTTTcaatttagatatatatatatatatatatatatatatatatatatatatatatatatataaagggtgttttctagtttattagtgtacaggtgaaactcgaaaaattagaatatcgtgcaaaagttcattaatttcagtaattcaacttaaaaggtgaaactaatatattatatagactcattacaagcaaagtaagatatttcaagcctttatttgatataattttgatgattatggcttacagcttatgaaaaccccaaattcagaatctcagaaaattagaatattgtgaaaaggttcagtattgtaggctcaaagtgtcacactctaatcagctaaacacctgcaaagggttcctgagcctttaaatggtctctcagtctggttcagttgaattcacaatcatggggaaaactgctgacctgacagttgtgcagaaaaccatcattgacaccctccacaaggagggaaagcctcaaaaggtaattgcaaaagaagttggatgttctcaaagtgctgtatcaaagcacattaatagaaagttaagtggaagggaaaagtgtggaagaaaaaggtgcacaagcagcagggatgaccgtagcctggagaggattgtcaggaaaaggccattcaaatgtgtggggagcttcacaaggagtggactgaggctggagttactgcatcaagagccaccacacacagacgggtcctggacatgggcttcaaatgtcaaacgtcttacctgggctaaagaaaaaagaactggtctgttgctcagtggtccaaagtcctcttttctgatgagagcaaattttgcatctcatttggaaaccaaggtcccagagtctggaggaagaatggagaggcacacaatccaagatgcttgaagtccagtgtgaagtttccacagtctgtgttggtttggggagccatgtcatcggctggtgttggtccactgtgctttattaagtccagagtcaacgcagccgcctaccgggacattttagagcacttcatgcttccttcagcagacaagctttatggagatgctgacttcattttccagcaggacttggcacctgcccacactgccaaaagtaccaaaacctggttcaatgaccatggtattactgtgcttgattggccagcaaactcgcttgacctgaaccccatagagaatctatggggcattgccaagagaaagatgagagacatgagaccaaacaatgcagaagagctgaaggccgctattgaagcatcttggtcttccataacacctcagcagtgccacaggctgatagcatccatgccacgccgcattgaggcagtaattaatgcaaaaggggcccaaaccaagtactgagtacatatgcatgattatacttttcagagggccgacatttctgtatttaaaatcctttttttttattgatttcatgtaatattctaattttctgagactctgaatttggggttttcataagctgtaag
Proteins encoded in this window:
- the LOC127646655 gene encoding E3 ubiquitin-protein ligase RNF182, whose translation is MSQKSDLETEGSQAPVIYTVEELECKICYNRYDTRTRKPKILSCMHRVCANCLKKMVDLDSSPSIISCPFCRHETHVPDEEIWLLQDDSNILAILTYQDRARKGGTTPSGEVLLTPNSLSGGSRGEQAHSSSDCLVITIMEVPGESQSSDSMSMLNMVRLYRPASLDSLPCHLPVQKCRAWTSRSVPRFLMGVLCLVYFSSLPLGIYLLMIQQLTMGVILVSLVPSTLVLCVFYGFCQCLCHEIMEAITT